TCGTTGATAATTTAGATTTCTTAGAAAACTACAGCGAATTTCTTCAAGAAGAAGGGAATCTTGACATGCTTAAAGAAGTAGTGGAACAAGCACTGTTAATAGATTCAAACAACCAGTATTTTATGGATATTATGATCAATCGATTAAGTTAGTTCATCTTGTAAAAGGGGGTGGGGACATGATTCGACCTTCGCTTGAGGAAAAGAAAAAATTCCTGACGTGGTTTATTCAGAATTATCAACTTAAAAGACGGGAATCTTTATGGATATTGAACTACTTGCTAAACCATGAGCTCCTGCTTAAAAATGTTCATTTTGTTGAGAATATTGCTCTGACTAATCGTGGCATGGGACTTTCCAGTGTTGACAGCGACCAAGAACCATTTGTTTATTACAAAGAAGGCAAGCGTTTTGATGATCCTGAACAAGCATTTCATGATTTACGTCTTAATTGGAAGGAAGACTTCTACTTAGAACTTTATTTTGATGGTGCATACCAAACTTTGAGTTCATACGGTATTCTCGAAAAGAATCCGAATGAAACAGAAGAAACAGCTTTTACAAAAGAAACAAAGAAATCAGTAGAGGAATCTTTAGTAAGACTGGGTTGGCAACAAAGAAAGAGCCACTTACTCACGTTAATTGATCAATCCTTGACTGATAAAGACGAAGAAAAATTCAATAAG
This genomic interval from Jeotgalibaca porci contains the following:
- a CDS encoding ReoY family proteolytic degradation factor, with translation MIRPSLEEKKKFLTWFIQNYQLKRRESLWILNYLLNHELLLKNVHFVENIALTNRGMGLSSVDSDQEPFVYYKEGKRFDDPEQAFHDLRLNWKEDFYLELYFDGAYQTLSSYGILEKNPNETEETAFTKETKKSVEESLVRLGWQQRKSHLLTLIDQSLTDKDEEKFNKYTEELKAIDEKNMI